A portion of the Vibrio coralliirubri genome contains these proteins:
- the dapD gene encoding 2,3,4,5-tetrahydropyridine-2,6-dicarboxylate N-succinyltransferase, producing the protein MAYFSLAFGTATKNRDNKIIEAFFPNPLLNPSDALVAAVAEVSGYTEGNQAIEISAAQSAELAKAFAANDDAANASFAEKAAASEQPLVLVVLATDEKPASVAEGFLKLQLISNRLVQPHGTVLDGIFGLLHNIAWTNEGPIDLPELAERQIEARLAGRALSVDCVDKFPKMVDYVVPTGIRIADTSRVRLGAHVGEGTTVMHEGFINFNAGTTGVSMVEGRISAGVVVGNGSDIGGGASIMGTLSGGGTMVISIGENCLLGANAGLGFPMGDRCTVESGLYVTAGTKVRMLDKEGNEVEIIKARDLAGVSDLLFRRNSITGQIECLANKSAVELNSELHSNN; encoded by the coding sequence ATGGCTTACTTTTCACTAGCCTTCGGTACGGCAACCAAAAATCGCGACAATAAAATCATTGAAGCGTTCTTCCCTAACCCACTTCTAAACCCAAGCGACGCTCTTGTAGCGGCTGTGGCAGAAGTATCAGGTTACACTGAAGGCAACCAAGCTATCGAAATCTCTGCTGCACAAAGCGCAGAACTGGCGAAAGCATTCGCAGCAAACGACGATGCAGCTAACGCATCTTTCGCAGAAAAAGCGGCAGCGTCTGAACAGCCACTTGTTCTTGTTGTTCTTGCTACTGACGAGAAGCCAGCATCAGTTGCTGAAGGCTTCCTAAAGCTACAACTTATCTCTAACCGCCTAGTACAACCACACGGTACGGTGCTGGACGGCATCTTCGGTCTACTGCACAACATCGCATGGACAAACGAAGGCCCAATCGACCTTCCTGAGCTGGCTGAGCGTCAAATCGAAGCTCGCCTGGCAGGTCGCGCTCTGTCTGTAGATTGCGTAGACAAGTTCCCTAAAATGGTGGATTACGTGGTACCAACAGGTATTCGTATTGCTGACACTTCTCGTGTTCGTCTTGGCGCACATGTGGGCGAAGGCACAACAGTAATGCACGAAGGTTTCATCAACTTCAATGCTGGTACAACTGGCGTGAGCATGGTTGAAGGTCGTATCTCTGCAGGTGTTGTTGTAGGTAACGGTTCTGACATCGGCGGCGGCGCTTCTATCATGGGTACTCTGTCTGGTGGCGGTACTATGGTTATCTCTATCGGCGAAAACTGCCTACTAGGCGCAAACGCTGGTCTTGGCTTCCCTATGGGCGACCGTTGTACGGTTGAGTCTGGTCTTTACGTGACTGCGGGAACTAAGGTTCGCATGCTAGATAAAGAAGGCAACGAAGTAGAAATCATTAAAGCTCGCGACCTAGCTGGCGTTTCTGACCTTCTGTTCCGTCGTAACTCAATCACTGGCCAAATTGAATGTCTTGCGAACAAGTCTGCTGTTGAGCTAAACAGCGAGCTACACAGCAACAACTAA
- a CDS encoding IS3 family transposase (programmed frameshift) has protein sequence MKVKSQRQYTDEFKREAVQRSLDSSDTVKSVALSLGISPVLLSKWRCQMTSKKTNSLPIPNHGPEKSFAQLEKEIRQLKKKLEMAELENDFLKEGEGFLRQPKRIRFEYILKKASVKLPVIRLCQWLGVSKAGYYKWLTRKPSKRETDNESLSHYLRRESKAQYCIPGYRKLWEAAVANGFICNKKRVQRLLQNMGYRSCASKKRYGRAPRQNTLIPAYNILARQFKVDKPDRVWVSDITQVRCTDGWQYLCVVLDLFSRKVIGWSTSRINNAKLVLRSLNKAWKQRQPLGHELLFHSDQGIQYRALETIRWHRKRKIKVSMSRKGNCWDNACSESFFAQYKKEWMNNLDQLSRQEMTMQSRIYIDTYYNPVRRHGTLGGVSPMDFELIN, from the exons ATGAAAGTAAAATCACAAAGACAATATACAGACGAATTTAAACGAGAAGCTGTTCAGCGATCTCTCGATTCTTCTGATACCGTTAAGTCAGTAGCACTATCCTTAGGAATATCGCCGGTGCTACTTTCTAAATGGAGATGCCAAATGACATCGAAAAAGACTAACTCCCTCCCAATACCTAACCACGGCCCCGAAAAATCCTTTGCACAACTGGAGAAAGAGATCCGTCAATTGAAAAAGAAGCTTGAGATGGCAGAGCTGGAGAATGATTTCTTAAAGGAAG GCGAAGGCTTTCTTCGACAGCCAAAAAGAATAAGGTTCGAGTATATCCTTAAGAAGGCCAGTGTGAAGCTTCCTGTCATACGACTATGCCAATGGTTGGGTGTTTCTAAAGCGGGTTATTACAAGTGGCTAACAAGGAAACCATCGAAGCGAGAGACAGACAATGAGTCTTTAAGTCACTACTTGAGGAGAGAAAGCAAAGCTCAGTATTGTATTCCAGGCTATCGAAAGCTTTGGGAAGCAGCGGTCGCTAACGGCTTTATTTGTAATAAAAAGCGAGTACAGAGGCTTCTGCAGAATATGGGCTATCGCTCTTGCGCGAGCAAGAAGCGATATGGACGAGCACCAAGACAAAATACGCTTATACCTGCCTATAACATTCTTGCCCGTCAATTTAAGGTGGATAAACCCGATCGAGTTTGGGTGTCAGATATAACTCAGGTGCGCTGTACTGATGGTTGGCAATACCTGTGCGTCGTCTTAGATTTGTTTTCACGCAAAGTGATTGGTTGGTCGACAAGTCGCATTAATAACGCAAAGTTAGTGCTAAGAAGCCTGAATAAGGCTTGGAAACAAAGGCAGCCCTTAGGTCACGAGCTTTTGTTTCACTCCGATCAAGGTATACAGTATCGAGCGTTGGAGACGATCCGTTGGCACCGTAAACGAAAGATTAAAGTCAGCATGTCGAGAAAAGGAAACTGTTGGGACAACGCTTGTTCCGAAAGCTTCTTTGCGCAATATAAGAAAGAGTGGATGAACAACTTAGATCAGCTTTCACGACAAGAAATGACGATGCAGAGTCGAATTTATATCGATACCTATTATAATCCAGTAAGAAGACATGGGACTCTAGGTGGAGTGAGTCCCATGGACTTTGAACTAATCAACTAA
- a CDS encoding DUF3332 domain-containing protein gives MKTTITKAVAVAAIVMSLAGCVGSNAVTGKLMKFNVEVVDNRYARAGVNFLLAPVYALTTAADYIVFNSIEFWAGKNPLTGAPHIFDSKVDTMIDVNDSLDDSLKDAPLGFNNRQIEWGEMHQIDENTIRMDITYNDGQKAVLTGVRDGDKVSYYMDGTLVSETSIQALEQLAAEKA, from the coding sequence ATGAAAACAACAATCACAAAAGCAGTTGCAGTGGCAGCGATTGTCATGTCGTTAGCTGGGTGTGTCGGTAGTAACGCCGTTACTGGTAAATTAATGAAGTTCAACGTTGAGGTTGTAGATAACCGTTACGCTCGTGCAGGGGTCAACTTCTTGCTTGCTCCGGTTTATGCACTAACAACCGCAGCCGATTACATCGTATTTAACTCGATTGAATTCTGGGCGGGTAAAAACCCATTGACTGGCGCGCCTCACATCTTCGATAGTAAAGTCGATACCATGATTGATGTGAACGACAGCCTTGATGATTCACTGAAAGATGCGCCACTTGGCTTCAACAATCGTCAGATTGAATGGGGTGAGATGCATCAAATCGACGAGAACACCATTCGTATGGACATTACTTACAACGATGGTCAAAAAGCAGTACTGACAGGCGTTCGTGATGGTGACAAGGTCAGCTATTACATGGATGGCACACTAGTTTCAGAGACTTCTATTCAAGCTCTTGAGCAGCTAGCCGCAGAGAAAGCATAA
- the purL gene encoding phosphoribosylformylglycinamidine synthase: protein MRILRGSPALSEFRVNKLLELCRELSLPVTGIYAEFAHFADLTADLDESEVEKLEKLLTYGPTIEEHEPEGLLLLATPRPGTISPWSSKSTDIAHNCGLAKVSRLERGTAFYIETSAELSELQLVELKAILHDRMMEVVFTDFESAAALFTVAEPAPYAEVDLLTGGRKALEKANVTLGLALAEDEIDYLLESFTEKLGRNPTDIELMMFAQANSEHCRHKIFNADWTIDGVKQEKSLFKMIKNTFETTPEHVLSAYKDNAAVMTGSEVGRFFPDPETRQYSYHQEKTHILMKVETHNHPTAISPWPGASTGSGGEIRDEGATGIGGKPKAGLVAFSVSNLKIPNFVQPWETDFGKPSRIVTALDIMLEGPLGGAAFNNEFGRPNLLGYFRTYEEKVNSHAGEEVRGYHKPIMLAGGLGNIRDEHVQKKEIPVGASLIVLGGPAMNIGLGGGAASSMDSGSSSEDLDFASVQRENPEMERRCQEVIDRCWQLGDANPIAFIHDVGAGGISNALPELVDDGERGGIFNLRDVPNDEPGMSPLEIWCNESQERYVMAVADKDMATFDAICKRERAPYAVVGKATEERELKLEDSHFDNTPIDMPMDILLGKTPKMHRDAKTLKANNPAIDRSGIEMNEAVDRVLRLPTVAEKTFLITIGDRSVTGLVARDQMVGPWQVPVANCAVTAASYDSYHGEAMSLGERTPVALLDFGASARLAVGEAITNIAATNIGDIKHIKLSANWMSPAGHPGEDAGLYEAVKAVGEELCPALGLTIPVGKDSMSMKTKWEENGEQKEVTSPLSLVITAFARVEDVRKTITPQLRTPDNLEGLGDTSLVLIDLGNGKNRMGATALAQVYKQLGDKPADVDNAAQLKGFYEGVQALVANDQVVAYHDKGDGGLFVTLAEMAFAGHCGVNADIAALGEDTLAALFNEELGAVIQVRNDDLDVVLATLAENGLETCSHVIGSVEASDELVIKSGESVVIERNRTELRTIWAETTHKMQGLRDNPVCADQEHEAKKDNSDPGLNVKLSFDVNEDIAAPFINTGAKPKMAILREQGVNSHVEMAAAFDRAGFEATDIHMSDILTGQAVLEEYSGLVACGGFSYGDVLGAGEGWAKSVLFNDSTRDQFENFFKREDTFSLGVCNGCQMLSNLRELIPGAEYWPRFVRNESERFEARFSLVEVQKSDSVFFNGMEGSRMPIAVSHGEGRVEVRDNDHLNAIENSGTVALRYVDNNGNQTQQYPNNPNGSPNAITGLTTTDGRVTIMMPHPERVFRTVANSWSPEGWGENGAWMRMFQNARKNVG, encoded by the coding sequence ATGAGAATTTTGCGTGGCTCCCCAGCTCTATCTGAGTTTCGTGTTAACAAGCTTTTAGAGCTTTGTCGTGAATTAAGCTTACCTGTAACAGGTATTTACGCTGAGTTTGCCCACTTTGCTGATCTAACGGCAGACCTAGATGAGTCTGAAGTTGAGAAGCTAGAAAAGCTACTGACTTACGGTCCAACGATTGAAGAGCATGAACCTGAAGGTTTACTGCTGCTTGCAACGCCACGCCCGGGCACTATCTCGCCTTGGTCTTCAAAATCAACAGATATCGCACACAACTGCGGACTGGCTAAAGTGTCACGTCTAGAGCGCGGTACTGCTTTCTACATTGAAACCTCTGCTGAACTTTCTGAGCTTCAACTTGTTGAGCTGAAAGCAATCTTGCACGACCGTATGATGGAAGTGGTTTTCACTGACTTCGAATCAGCGGCTGCACTATTTACCGTTGCTGAGCCTGCTCCTTATGCGGAAGTTGACCTATTAACTGGCGGACGTAAAGCGCTTGAAAAAGCAAACGTTACCCTAGGTCTCGCGCTTGCAGAAGATGAGATTGATTACCTTCTTGAAAGCTTCACTGAGAAGCTAGGTCGTAACCCGACTGACATCGAGCTAATGATGTTTGCACAAGCGAACTCAGAGCACTGTCGTCACAAGATCTTTAACGCTGATTGGACTATCGATGGCGTTAAGCAAGAAAAATCATTGTTCAAGATGATTAAGAACACCTTTGAAACGACACCAGAACACGTTCTGTCTGCTTATAAAGATAACGCAGCGGTAATGACTGGTTCTGAAGTTGGTCGTTTCTTCCCAGATCCAGAAACTCGCCAGTACAGCTACCACCAAGAAAAAACACACATCTTGATGAAAGTTGAAACGCATAACCACCCAACTGCAATCTCTCCGTGGCCGGGCGCATCGACAGGTTCAGGCGGTGAAATTCGTGATGAAGGCGCAACCGGTATTGGTGGTAAGCCAAAAGCGGGTCTTGTTGCTTTCTCTGTATCTAACCTTAAGATCCCGAACTTCGTTCAACCTTGGGAAACTGACTTTGGTAAGCCAAGCCGTATCGTTACAGCTCTGGATATCATGCTTGAAGGTCCTCTTGGTGGCGCGGCATTCAACAACGAATTTGGTCGTCCAAACCTACTTGGCTACTTCCGTACTTACGAAGAGAAAGTAAACTCTCACGCAGGTGAAGAAGTGCGTGGTTACCACAAACCAATCATGCTAGCGGGTGGTCTTGGCAACATCCGTGACGAGCACGTTCAGAAGAAAGAGATCCCAGTAGGTGCAAGCCTAATCGTTCTTGGTGGTCCTGCGATGAACATCGGCCTTGGCGGCGGTGCGGCATCTTCAATGGATTCTGGTTCTTCTTCTGAAGATCTTGATTTCGCTTCTGTACAACGTGAAAACCCAGAAATGGAGCGTCGTTGTCAGGAAGTTATCGACCGTTGTTGGCAGCTAGGTGATGCAAACCCAATCGCATTCATCCACGATGTGGGCGCGGGCGGTATCTCGAACGCACTTCCTGAGCTAGTAGACGATGGCGAGCGTGGCGGTATCTTCAATTTACGTGACGTACCAAACGATGAGCCGGGCATGAGCCCACTTGAGATCTGGTGTAACGAATCTCAAGAGCGTTACGTAATGGCAGTTGCTGATAAAGACATGGCAACATTCGACGCGATTTGTAAGCGTGAGCGTGCACCATACGCAGTGGTTGGTAAAGCAACGGAAGAGCGTGAGCTTAAACTTGAAGATTCACACTTCGACAACACGCCAATCGACATGCCAATGGACATCTTATTAGGTAAAACACCTAAGATGCACCGTGACGCTAAGACGCTAAAAGCGAACAACCCTGCGATTGACCGCTCTGGTATCGAGATGAACGAAGCGGTTGACCGTGTTCTTCGCTTGCCAACAGTCGCTGAGAAAACATTCCTTATCACCATCGGTGACCGCTCGGTAACAGGCCTTGTAGCTCGTGACCAAATGGTTGGTCCATGGCAGGTTCCTGTTGCTAACTGTGCTGTAACAGCAGCAAGTTACGACTCTTACCACGGTGAGGCAATGTCTCTTGGTGAGCGTACGCCAGTGGCACTTCTAGACTTCGGCGCATCGGCTCGTCTAGCGGTTGGTGAAGCTATCACTAACATCGCAGCGACCAACATCGGCGATATCAAACACATTAAACTGTCGGCTAACTGGATGTCTCCAGCAGGTCACCCTGGTGAAGATGCCGGTCTTTACGAAGCGGTTAAAGCGGTTGGTGAAGAACTATGTCCAGCACTGGGTCTAACTATCCCAGTGGGTAAAGACTCAATGTCGATGAAGACTAAGTGGGAAGAGAACGGCGAGCAAAAAGAAGTAACCTCTCCGCTATCTCTTGTTATCACTGCGTTCGCACGTGTTGAAGATGTTCGTAAGACGATTACTCCCCAGCTTCGCACCCCTGATAACCTTGAAGGATTAGGCGACACTTCACTAGTGCTTATCGATCTAGGTAACGGCAAAAACCGTATGGGTGCGACAGCACTTGCACAGGTTTACAAGCAGCTTGGTGATAAGCCAGCAGATGTAGACAACGCAGCGCAACTAAAAGGTTTCTACGAAGGCGTTCAAGCACTTGTAGCGAACGACCAAGTTGTCGCTTACCACGATAAAGGCGATGGTGGTCTATTCGTAACGCTAGCAGAAATGGCGTTCGCAGGTCACTGTGGTGTTAACGCTGATATTGCGGCGTTAGGCGAAGATACACTTGCGGCACTATTCAACGAAGAACTGGGTGCTGTAATCCAAGTTCGCAACGATGACCTAGACGTAGTACTTGCTACTCTTGCAGAAAACGGCCTAGAAACGTGTTCACATGTCATTGGTTCTGTTGAAGCGTCTGATGAGCTAGTGATTAAGTCTGGTGAGTCTGTAGTAATTGAACGTAACCGTACTGAACTACGTACTATCTGGGCTGAAACCACGCACAAGATGCAAGGTCTGCGTGATAACCCAGTGTGTGCTGACCAAGAACACGAAGCGAAGAAAGACAACTCAGACCCAGGTCTGAACGTAAAACTAAGCTTTGATGTAAACGAAGATATTGCAGCGCCATTCATCAACACAGGTGCTAAGCCTAAGATGGCGATTCTGCGTGAGCAGGGTGTTAACTCTCACGTTGAAATGGCAGCTGCATTTGACCGTGCAGGCTTCGAAGCTACCGATATTCACATGAGCGACATCCTAACGGGTCAAGCGGTTCTAGAAGAGTACAGCGGCCTTGTGGCTTGTGGTGGCTTCTCTTACGGTGATGTATTAGGTGCTGGTGAAGGTTGGGCTAAGTCGGTTCTGTTTAACGACTCTACTCGTGACCAGTTTGAAAACTTCTTCAAGCGTGAAGATACCTTCTCTCTAGGTGTGTGTAACGGTTGTCAGATGTTGTCTAACCTACGTGAACTTATCCCAGGAGCTGAGTACTGGCCACGTTTCGTTCGCAACGAATCAGAGCGTTTCGAAGCACGTTTCAGCCTAGTTGAAGTTCAGAAGTCAGATTCTGTATTCTTTAACGGCATGGAAGGTTCTCGTATGCCAATCGCAGTTTCTCACGGTGAAGGCCGCGTAGAAGTGCGTGACAACGACCACCTAAACGCGATTGAAAACTCAGGTACGGTTGCACTACGTTACGTTGATAACAACGGTAACCAAACGCAGCAATACCCGAACAACCCGAACGGTTCGCCAAACGCTATCACTGGTTTAACGACGACAGATGGCCGTGTGACTATCATGATGCCGCACCCAGAGCGTGTATTCCGTACGGTTGCAAACTCTTGGTCTCCGGAAGGTTGGGGCGAGAATGGCGCTTGGATGCGTATGTTCCAAAACGCACGTAAGAATGTGGGTTAA
- the mltF gene encoding membrane-bound lytic murein transglycosylase MltF — translation MPKFTLIFSSKFLLLAIALFGLAGCQIESEPKSVLEQIRDRGVLRVGTLNNQLSYYIGPDGPAGLDYELAREFAQELGVKLEVKPAYRLSGLFPALQKGEIDLIATGLTQNSKLTRAYRAAPAYYYVSQQVVYKKGQWRPRNLEQLINFENERQADFVKAQTESEEAASTDTLTPSLVVVKDSHFEPTLKQLQKTHDDFIYDAVGNADINDLLKEVSTGERLFTVADSIELSLAQRLYPDVALAFELTEDQPISWYLQKSEDESLYALLIEFFGNLKQSGELASLEEKYIGHIGTFDYVDTRAFIRALDSKLPKWSPLFQKYSQEFDWRLIAALAYQESHWNPVARSPTGVRGMMMLTLPTAKSVGVTNRLDPKQSVQGGVEYLRRIVNRVPDSITQHEKIWFALASYNVGYGHMMDARRLTKAQGGDPDAWGDVKDRLPLLRQKKYYSQTRYGYARGDEARNYVENIRRYYQSIIGHVNKRNKEQEATLEGLVVIPPLETSGAESSISAAQSTVSSSEPSQ, via the coding sequence ATGCCTAAATTTACGCTCATCTTTTCGTCTAAGTTCCTTCTGCTCGCCATCGCCCTATTTGGGTTAGCTGGATGCCAGATTGAATCTGAACCTAAAAGTGTCCTTGAGCAGATACGAGATCGTGGCGTTCTTCGTGTCGGCACCCTAAATAACCAACTCTCTTATTACATCGGTCCTGATGGCCCTGCTGGCTTGGATTACGAATTAGCTCGTGAATTTGCGCAGGAGCTTGGTGTAAAGCTTGAGGTTAAACCCGCTTACCGTTTGTCTGGCTTGTTCCCTGCACTGCAGAAAGGCGAGATCGATCTTATCGCGACCGGCTTAACGCAAAACAGCAAACTGACACGCGCTTATCGCGCCGCGCCTGCTTATTACTATGTAAGCCAACAGGTCGTATACAAAAAAGGCCAGTGGCGACCAAGAAATCTTGAGCAACTGATCAATTTCGAGAATGAGCGTCAGGCTGACTTTGTTAAAGCACAAACTGAATCAGAAGAGGCGGCGTCTACTGACACATTAACGCCATCTTTGGTCGTGGTGAAAGACTCACACTTTGAGCCAACACTAAAACAGCTGCAGAAAACACACGATGACTTTATCTATGATGCGGTCGGCAATGCTGATATCAACGACCTGCTCAAAGAAGTATCGACTGGCGAGCGCTTATTCACAGTGGCTGACTCGATTGAGCTATCACTGGCACAACGTTTATACCCAGACGTAGCTTTGGCTTTTGAATTGACAGAAGACCAACCTATCTCTTGGTATTTGCAGAAGTCTGAAGATGAAAGCCTTTATGCTCTGTTGATTGAGTTCTTCGGTAACCTAAAACAGTCTGGTGAACTGGCTTCACTGGAAGAGAAATACATCGGCCACATCGGTACTTTTGACTACGTTGATACTCGCGCCTTTATCCGAGCACTGGACAGCAAGCTGCCAAAATGGTCACCGCTATTTCAAAAGTACTCTCAAGAATTTGATTGGCGCTTGATTGCCGCTTTAGCCTACCAAGAATCACACTGGAATCCTGTTGCACGCTCACCAACAGGTGTTCGTGGCATGATGATGTTGACACTGCCAACCGCGAAGAGTGTTGGGGTAACCAACCGTCTCGACCCGAAACAGTCGGTACAAGGCGGGGTTGAATACCTGCGTCGTATCGTTAATCGAGTGCCAGATTCGATCACTCAGCACGAGAAGATCTGGTTTGCCCTAGCCTCATACAATGTCGGTTACGGACACATGATGGACGCGCGTCGCCTCACGAAGGCACAAGGTGGTGATCCTGACGCTTGGGGTGATGTAAAAGACAGATTGCCTCTATTGAGACAGAAGAAATACTACAGCCAAACTCGATATGGGTATGCACGTGGCGATGAAGCGAGAAACTACGTTGAAAACATTCGCCGTTATTACCAAAGTATTATTGGCCATGTAAATAAGCGCAATAAAGAACAAGAAGCGACCCTTGAAGGTTTGGTGGTGATCCCACCTTTAGAGACCTCAGGTGCTGAATCGAGTATCAGCGCAGCTCAGTCGACAGTAAGCAGTTCTGAGCCTTCGCAATAA
- a CDS encoding hemolysin family protein, with the protein MKILLLVGLIVLNGLFAMSEIALVAAKNSRLKRLAEKHRSAQIALELKENPTRFLSTIQIGITVIGLLSGIVGEATLSAPLAVQLELWGLDPTQANILSTAVVVVGITYFAIVVGELVPKRFAQSQAENIAVLVALPIFWLSKIATPFVFALSASTEGILKLMGRGGEEDSVTEDDIHALVKEGSESGVIERGEQEMIRNILQLDDRLVSSLMTPRRDIDFLDVDQPVEQILKKLRSSKHSVFPLCQDHLNKVVGTVSAKALLNQAGNLSIQVIMGLSRSPIYVPESMKALRLLGYFKESGTEMAFIVDEYGDVQGLVTHYDILEAIAGELSNNPNDLWTEQVEDGLLVDGLIPISELKNRLELSDIEGESESFQTLNGLVTWLIGRLPDAGEVVQYQQWQFEIISVENNRIVSIKATPIADDTEGVNS; encoded by the coding sequence ATGAAGATTCTGCTTTTAGTAGGGTTAATTGTTTTAAATGGTCTGTTTGCCATGTCAGAGATTGCATTGGTAGCAGCAAAAAATAGTCGGCTGAAACGCTTAGCCGAAAAACACCGTTCCGCTCAGATTGCTCTTGAGCTCAAAGAAAACCCAACCCGCTTCCTCTCTACAATCCAAATCGGTATCACGGTAATCGGCCTACTCAGCGGTATTGTGGGTGAGGCGACGCTATCGGCTCCACTGGCCGTTCAACTGGAACTGTGGGGATTAGACCCAACACAAGCAAATATCTTGTCTACTGCAGTTGTGGTGGTAGGTATTACTTATTTCGCTATCGTTGTCGGTGAGTTGGTACCAAAGCGTTTTGCTCAGTCTCAAGCTGAAAACATCGCTGTGTTAGTCGCATTGCCAATCTTCTGGTTATCTAAAATCGCGACGCCGTTTGTGTTTGCATTGTCGGCTTCAACGGAAGGTATTCTTAAGTTGATGGGCCGAGGCGGAGAAGAAGATAGCGTTACTGAAGATGATATCCATGCACTTGTAAAAGAGGGCTCTGAATCGGGTGTGATTGAACGCGGCGAACAAGAGATGATTCGTAATATCTTGCAGCTTGATGATCGCCTTGTGAGCTCATTGATGACTCCGCGTCGAGACATCGACTTTCTGGATGTCGACCAACCCGTTGAGCAGATATTAAAGAAACTGCGTTCATCAAAACACAGTGTGTTTCCATTGTGCCAAGACCACCTCAATAAAGTGGTGGGTACAGTGTCAGCCAAAGCGTTACTGAATCAGGCGGGCAATTTAAGCATTCAAGTGATCATGGGGCTGTCTCGCTCGCCGATCTATGTTCCAGAATCGATGAAAGCTCTGCGTTTACTTGGCTACTTTAAAGAGTCGGGTACCGAGATGGCATTCATTGTCGACGAGTATGGCGATGTTCAAGGCCTTGTGACTCATTACGATATTCTTGAGGCGATTGCTGGCGAGCTATCGAATAACCCAAACGATCTTTGGACCGAGCAAGTGGAAGACGGTTTGCTGGTGGATGGATTGATTCCTATCAGTGAACTGAAAAACCGTTTAGAGCTGTCAGATATTGAGGGCGAAAGCGAGAGCTTCCAAACGTTGAATGGCCTTGTGACTTGGTTAATCGGGCGTTTACCGGATGCAGGCGAAGTTGTTCAATACCAGCAGTGGCAGTTTGAAATTATCTCTGTCGAGAACAATCGCATTGTGAGCATCAAAGCGACGCCAATAGCCGATGACACAGAAGGCGTTAATAGCTAA